A single Prevotella sp. E15-22 DNA region contains:
- a CDS encoding helix-turn-helix domain-containing protein, producing MEDVYMLTDATILSKIGEKIKATRLKQNITQQSLSEAANVSLSSIKKIEKGEIRSFDSLLRLLRTLGKLDTLQQLVEEEQMSPSEYYNLVQSSKTNKRKRAAGRINQKQMEDSEW from the coding sequence ATGGAAGATGTATATATGCTAACAGATGCCACCATTCTTTCCAAAATCGGTGAGAAGATAAAGGCAACAAGACTCAAGCAGAACATAACCCAACAAAGTCTGTCTGAGGCTGCAAACGTATCTCTTTCCTCAATTAAGAAAATAGAAAAGGGAGAGATTCGTTCGTTCGACTCTCTGCTAAGACTGTTGCGTACGTTAGGAAAGTTGGACACACTCCAACAACTGGTGGAAGAAGAGCAAATGAGTCCTAGTGAATATTACAATCTTGTTCAGTCGTCAAAAACCAACAAGAGGAAAAGAGCAGCAGGAAGAATTAATCAAAAACAAATGGAGGATTCTGAATGGTAG
- a CDS encoding MFS transporter has product MAQLREKIGYALGDAAAGGITWKVMSIAFPLFFTNVFGLTVADTATLMLIARMFDVVTDPLMGTLADRTQSRWGTYRPWIIFGAIPFGLIFALLLYTPDFGPVGKRVWAYTLYLLMMVVYTAVNVPYGSLLGVMTEDDNEKNQFSSYRMVGAYAMGFITLLSFPYLQKLVGGTDQHQYAVLGAFFGVLAAAGTLACGLLTKERLKPVRAEKFSLKPFGDLFRNRPWVILTLIGICMNFFNGFRYAVAGYMFEYCLHGDVTISGLIINYTVFMTFGELTCMVFGGVSPVFTKWVGSKRKAFMWAAAICVATSVVFFLIPMDAAYIWLMVAIVIITSIGIGIYSPLLWSMYADVSDYATEKNGTSSTGLIFSSGTMAQKFGTAISGSLVALLLGIAGFISGTDADGQTVITITDADSVNSMIWALFSVFPAIIAGIMMGLLYLYPIKK; this is encoded by the coding sequence ATGGCACAGTTAAGAGAAAAGATTGGCTATGCCCTAGGCGACGCCGCCGCAGGAGGTATCACTTGGAAGGTGATGTCGATTGCGTTTCCGCTGTTCTTTACCAATGTGTTTGGACTCACCGTGGCAGATACAGCCACACTGATGCTCATCGCTCGTATGTTCGACGTGGTGACCGACCCCTTGATGGGTACGCTGGCCGACCGTACGCAGAGCAGATGGGGCACCTATCGTCCGTGGATCATCTTTGGAGCCATCCCCTTTGGACTCATCTTCGCGCTGTTGCTCTATACACCCGACTTCGGACCTGTGGGCAAGCGTGTATGGGCCTATACGCTCTATCTGCTGATGATGGTGGTCTATACGGCTGTGAACGTGCCCTATGGCTCGCTCCTAGGTGTGATGACCGAGGATGACAACGAGAAGAACCAGTTCTCGAGCTATCGCATGGTGGGCGCCTATGCCATGGGCTTTATCACGCTGCTCAGCTTCCCCTATCTGCAGAAGCTGGTGGGTGGCACTGACCAGCATCAGTATGCTGTGCTGGGTGCCTTCTTTGGTGTGTTGGCTGCTGCTGGCACGCTGGCCTGCGGACTGCTGACCAAGGAGCGACTGAAGCCTGTGCGTGCTGAGAAGTTCTCGCTGAAACCCTTCGGCGACTTGTTCCGCAACCGTCCGTGGGTGATCCTGACGCTCATCGGCATCTGCATGAACTTCTTCAATGGCTTCCGCTATGCTGTGGCTGGCTATATGTTTGAATACTGTCTGCATGGCGATGTGACCATCAGCGGCCTCATCATCAACTATACGGTGTTTATGACCTTCGGCGAACTCACCTGCATGGTGTTTGGTGGCGTATCGCCCGTGTTCACCAAGTGGGTGGGCTCTAAGCGCAAGGCTTTCATGTGGGCAGCTGCTATCTGTGTGGCCACATCAGTGGTCTTCTTCCTGATTCCCATGGATGCGGCCTATATCTGGCTGATGGTGGCCATCGTGATCATCACCTCTATAGGCATTGGCATCTACTCGCCCCTGCTGTGGTCGATGTATGCAGATGTATCCGACTATGCCACTGAGAAGAACGGCACGTCATCGACGGGCTTGATCTTCTCGTCGGGCACCATGGCCCAGAAGTTTGGCACGGCCATCAGTGGTTCGCTGGTGGCACTCCTACTGGGCATCGCCGGCTTTATATCGGGCACGGATGCCGATGGTCAGACGGTGATCACCATCACCGATGCCGACAGTGTGAACAGTATGATATGGGCGTTGTTCTCTGTCTTCCCTGCCATCATCGCTGGCATCATGATGGGACTGCTCTATCTCTATCCTATTAAGAAATAA
- a CDS encoding glycoside hydrolase family 5 protein — protein MACGSEAVNENNETTEKQEPTAKEWNKGVVGWNLGNQFECSAPGQDGESTQIGNPDGSINAETAWGNPVVTKKMIKAVKDAGFNAIRIPVCWQCHITNPTAMSIDKAWMNRIKEVVDWCLAYNLKVIINTHHDKWLEARPTNLYKEENNQKLALLWLNIASEFAAYDYRVAFAGTNEVHIRDNWGKPTAENLAVQNSYNQTFIDVVRATGGNNLKRHLIVQTYVCNPDFGINNGDFIIPTDAEGNGLDYMSVEFHYYTPWDYAGECKYNFWGEPYKSKGEASASDEKTMTEFFDKVVSTWADKGLGIVMGEWGVTDRQKAGQTDLIHENMTYYCKFLVNETKKRDFSTFVWDNNAFGSGPEHFGIFDRRANMKVKADWILKGIMGER, from the coding sequence ATGGCTTGTGGAAGTGAGGCAGTAAACGAGAATAACGAGACAACAGAAAAGCAAGAGCCAACGGCTAAGGAATGGAACAAAGGCGTGGTGGGATGGAACCTGGGCAACCAGTTTGAGTGCTCAGCACCTGGTCAGGATGGCGAGTCGACACAGATTGGCAACCCTGACGGCAGCATCAACGCTGAGACGGCCTGGGGCAACCCTGTGGTGACCAAGAAGATGATCAAGGCCGTGAAGGATGCTGGCTTCAACGCCATCCGTATTCCTGTGTGCTGGCAGTGCCATATCACCAACCCCACAGCCATGAGCATCGACAAGGCATGGATGAATCGCATCAAGGAGGTGGTTGACTGGTGTCTGGCCTACAACCTGAAGGTGATCATCAACACGCATCACGACAAATGGCTGGAGGCACGACCCACCAACCTGTATAAGGAGGAGAACAACCAGAAGCTGGCCCTGCTGTGGCTGAACATTGCCAGCGAGTTTGCGGCCTACGACTATCGCGTGGCCTTTGCTGGCACCAACGAGGTGCACATTCGCGACAACTGGGGTAAGCCCACGGCCGAGAACCTGGCTGTGCAGAACTCATACAACCAGACGTTTATCGACGTGGTGCGCGCTACGGGTGGCAACAACCTGAAGCGTCATCTCATTGTGCAGACGTATGTGTGCAATCCTGACTTTGGTATTAACAATGGCGACTTCATCATCCCTACTGATGCCGAGGGCAACGGACTGGACTATATGAGTGTGGAGTTCCATTACTACACACCTTGGGACTATGCTGGCGAATGCAAGTATAACTTCTGGGGCGAGCCCTATAAGAGCAAGGGTGAGGCCTCGGCCAGCGACGAGAAGACCATGACGGAGTTCTTCGACAAGGTGGTGAGCACATGGGCCGACAAGGGACTGGGCATCGTGATGGGTGAATGGGGTGTGACCGATCGCCAGAAGGCTGGTCAGACCGACCTGATTCACGAGAACATGACGTACTATTGCAAGTTCCTGGTGAACGAGACGAAGAAGCGTGACTTCTCGACCTTCGTCTGGGACAACAACGCCTTTGGCAGTGGACCAGAGCATTTTGGCATCTTCGACCGTCGTGCCAACATGAAGGTGAAGGCCGACTGGATTCTGAAGGGCATCATGGGAGAAAGATGA
- a CDS encoding GH36-type glycosyl hydrolase domain-containing protein: MKKTFGYFDDKNREYVINDPATPFPWINYLGNEDFFGLISNTAGGYDFYKDAKFRRITRYRYNGVPMDAGGRYFYINDGSCVWNPGWKPCKTPLDSYECRHGMNYTRITGSKNGVEASVLFFVPLNTWAEVQKLTLKNTTNEVKRLKLFSFAEWCLWNAATDMENFQRNWSTGEVEIENGATIYHKTEYKERRNHYAYYALTNAKAQGYDTDRESFIGLYNDFSNPQCVMAGKPAMSVAHGWSPIASHYVEVELQPGESKDFIFVLGYVENEQEKKYSTEDIERKRKGTLISSQDSDVTLVNKEKAHAVIERFSTVEAVDAAFRELRVLWDGLLSKFTVKSNDERLDRMVNIWNQYQCMITFCFSRSASFFESGVGRGMGFRDSNQDLVGFVHQIPSRARQRIIDIASTQFPDGGCYHQYQPLTKRGNNDIGGGFNDDPCWLIFGTVAYVKETGDFSILDEMVPFDNEPGTGVTLFEHLRISFNHVVENLGPHMLPLIGRADWNDCLNLNCFSWDPNESFQTTENNSEGSKAESLMIAGLFVLTGKEYVELCNKIAKHEEAKRAQKCIDAMVEAVKKHGWDGDWYLRAYDFYGNKIGSKENEEGKIFIESQGFCTMAGIGLEDGMVEKALDSCKKYLDCEHGMVLNNPAFTRYHVEMGEISSYPAGYKENAGIFCHNNPWVIIGETVARRGNDAWEHYTKICPAWIEDQQLHKVEPYVYCQMVAGKDAAKPGEGKNSWLTGTAAWNWLTITQYILGIRPTYDGIEIDPCIPSSLKEYHVHRVLRDAEFDITVKNPEGKEAGVSRIVIDGTPIEGCVITATPGKHVVEVTM, from the coding sequence ATGAAAAAGACTTTTGGATATTTCGACGACAAGAACCGCGAGTATGTGATCAACGACCCTGCTACGCCGTTCCCGTGGATTAACTACTTAGGCAATGAGGACTTCTTCGGCCTCATCTCGAACACTGCTGGTGGCTATGATTTCTATAAGGATGCTAAGTTCCGCCGTATCACACGCTACCGTTATAATGGTGTGCCCATGGATGCTGGTGGCCGCTATTTCTACATCAACGATGGCAGTTGTGTGTGGAACCCTGGCTGGAAGCCTTGCAAGACGCCACTGGACAGCTATGAGTGTCGCCACGGCATGAACTACACCCGTATCACGGGCAGTAAGAACGGCGTGGAGGCTTCTGTGCTCTTCTTTGTGCCCCTGAACACTTGGGCCGAGGTGCAGAAGCTGACGCTGAAGAACACCACCAACGAGGTGAAGCGCCTAAAGCTGTTTTCGTTTGCTGAGTGGTGCTTGTGGAATGCTGCCACGGATATGGAGAACTTCCAGCGCAACTGGTCGACAGGCGAAGTGGAGATTGAGAATGGGGCAACCATCTACCACAAGACGGAATACAAGGAGCGTCGCAACCACTATGCCTACTATGCGCTGACCAACGCCAAGGCTCAGGGTTACGACACGGATCGCGAGTCGTTCATTGGTCTTTATAATGATTTCTCGAATCCGCAGTGTGTGATGGCTGGCAAGCCTGCCATGAGCGTGGCCCACGGCTGGAGTCCTATTGCCTCGCACTATGTGGAGGTGGAACTGCAGCCTGGCGAGAGCAAGGACTTTATCTTTGTGCTGGGCTATGTGGAGAACGAGCAGGAGAAGAAATACTCTACTGAGGATATCGAGCGTAAACGCAAGGGAACACTCATCAGTTCACAGGACTCAGACGTAACATTGGTGAACAAGGAGAAGGCGCATGCTGTGATCGAGCGATTCTCGACCGTAGAGGCTGTGGATGCGGCCTTTAGGGAGTTGCGCGTGCTGTGGGACGGCCTGCTGAGCAAGTTCACAGTGAAGAGCAACGACGAGCGTCTGGACCGCATGGTGAACATCTGGAACCAGTATCAGTGCATGATCACGTTCTGCTTCTCGCGCTCGGCCTCGTTCTTCGAGAGTGGCGTGGGTCGTGGCATGGGCTTCCGTGACTCGAACCAGGACCTGGTGGGCTTCGTCCATCAGATTCCCAGTCGTGCACGTCAGCGCATCATCGACATCGCCTCGACGCAGTTCCCTGACGGTGGCTGCTATCACCAATACCAGCCCCTGACCAAGCGTGGCAACAACGACATCGGTGGTGGTTTCAACGACGACCCCTGCTGGCTGATCTTCGGAACAGTGGCCTATGTCAAGGAGACAGGCGACTTCTCTATCCTCGACGAGATGGTGCCCTTCGACAATGAGCCAGGCACAGGGGTGACGCTGTTCGAGCACCTGCGCATCTCGTTCAACCACGTGGTGGAGAACCTGGGTCCGCACATGCTGCCCCTTATCGGTCGTGCCGACTGGAACGACTGTCTGAACCTGAACTGCTTCTCGTGGGATCCAAACGAGAGTTTCCAGACTACTGAGAACAACAGCGAGGGCTCGAAGGCTGAGAGCCTGATGATTGCCGGTTTGTTTGTGCTCACTGGCAAGGAATATGTGGAGCTTTGCAACAAAATAGCAAAGCACGAGGAGGCCAAGCGCGCCCAAAAGTGCATCGACGCCATGGTCGAGGCCGTGAAGAAACACGGATGGGACGGCGACTGGTATCTGCGCGCCTATGATTTCTATGGTAATAAGATTGGTAGTAAGGAAAACGAAGAAGGTAAAATCTTCATCGAGAGTCAGGGCTTTTGCACCATGGCCGGCATCGGACTCGAAGACGGCATGGTGGAAAAGGCTCTCGACTCTTGTAAAAAGTACCTGGACTGCGAGCACGGTATGGTGCTGAACAATCCGGCCTTCACCCGCTATCACGTAGAGATGGGCGAGATCTCGAGCTATCCTGCCGGCTATAAGGAGAACGCTGGCATCTTCTGTCATAACAACCCCTGGGTGATTATCGGCGAGACGGTGGCCCGTCGCGGCAACGATGCCTGGGAACACTATACCAAGATTTGTCCTGCATGGATTGAGGACCAGCAGTTGCACAAGGTGGAGCCTTATGTCTACTGTCAGATGGTGGCAGGAAAGGATGCCGCCAAGCCTGGCGAGGGTAAGAACTCGTGGCTCACTGGTACGGCTGCCTGGAACTGGCTCACCATCACGCAGTATATCCTGGGTATCCGTCCTACCTACGACGGCATCGAGATTGACCCCTGTATTCCTTCTTCGCTGAAAGAGTATCACGTACATCGTGTGCTGCGCGATGCCGAGTTCGACATCACGGTGAAGAACCCAGAGGGCAAGGAGGCTGGCGTGAGCAGGATTGTGATTGATGGCACACCCATCGAGGGTTGTGTGATTACGGCCACACCTGGTAAGCATGTCGTAGAAGTAACAATGTAA
- a CDS encoding SusC/RagA family TonB-linked outer membrane protein yields the protein MNKNKLLLSLLCAGMMWTPAMANATEGSRTSMTAAPDDQEITGTVEDADGPLIGATVKVVGTTTGVATDNNGRFKLRCKRGAMLEVSYIGYVNKTVKAQPGIKIIMAEDKTELSEVVVTALGIKRDRKALGYGVAEIKGAELTKAKETNVMNSLAGKVAGLVVQNTAGGNAGSTRVMLRGNTEMTGNNQPLYVIDGVPLDNTNFGSAGTEGGYDLGDGISAINPDDIENMTVLKGPAASALYGSRASHGVILITTKKAEKDKISLEYNGSLTVDVQNAMWDDIQQVYGMGYGGQFSKTATSGTNSSWGPKADNQMVEYFDGVQRPFQMYKDNTSAFFRTGVTAQNTAILSVNSGKTGMRFSVTDMRNKDILPNTHMSRDNFNLRVNTSAGPVDLDFSMNYTREDVKNRPALGDSQSNVGKNLMTLAGTYNQAWLKNYETSEGDYANWNGNDQYNKNPYWDLYKNGNTSEKDIFRLTAKAIWNIDKHLKLQGTVGTDINNMTFEEYIAKTTPGKSAGQLQDQIFKNRTLNAELLAMYNNQFGDFDVNATLGGNIFKVDNLTTINTGLNQQMKNVISIMNYGEQSIQQNSYKKQINSIFGSASVGYLHTYYLEGTIRGDKSSTLPTSHNVYVYPSVSGSVVFSEFIKNKQIINYGKVRASWAQVGSDTDPYQLVTSYTNSKYSYSGYAMGLISNKVKPNPDLKPTKTNSFELGVETKFFNGRLGLDVTYYDQISKNQIIALASSSAAGYTHRLINAGEIQNKGIEVAVNGRVLQIKDFAWDAGVNFSKNVNKVKSLVDGMDYFELEKATWCGVSVGAEVGENYGSIMGKDFKRNANGDVIINAKTGLPEVDDQIRTLGNATWDWTGGFYSTFTYKNFRLSAGFDVKVGADIFSMSMRSAYQTGKASGTLAGREEWYASEEARQAAGMTSAEWLASGNARGYIVPGVIDNGDGTYTQNTIPVNPEAYWKSAADNAPGMFVYDNSYVKCREITFGYTVPEKLLGKVVKSLNVSFVARNPFIVWKNIPNIDPDSGYNTSGLGLEYGSLPSRRSYGINVNVKF from the coding sequence ATGAACAAAAACAAATTGCTTCTCAGCTTGCTATGTGCAGGAATGATGTGGACGCCAGCCATGGCTAATGCCACAGAAGGAAGCCGAACCTCAATGACTGCCGCCCCCGACGACCAGGAGATTACTGGTACGGTGGAGGACGCCGATGGTCCGCTGATTGGTGCCACTGTAAAGGTGGTGGGTACGACAACAGGTGTAGCAACCGACAACAACGGACGCTTCAAACTAAGATGTAAGCGTGGTGCGATGTTGGAGGTGAGCTATATTGGTTACGTGAACAAGACCGTGAAGGCTCAGCCTGGTATCAAGATTATCATGGCCGAGGACAAGACAGAATTGAGCGAAGTGGTGGTCACCGCCTTGGGCATCAAGCGCGACCGTAAGGCGCTGGGCTATGGTGTGGCCGAGATTAAAGGTGCTGAACTGACCAAGGCCAAGGAGACCAACGTGATGAACTCGCTGGCTGGTAAGGTGGCCGGTCTGGTGGTTCAGAACACAGCTGGCGGCAATGCTGGCTCAACACGCGTGATGCTGCGTGGTAACACTGAGATGACGGGCAACAACCAGCCGCTCTACGTGATCGACGGTGTGCCCCTCGACAATACAAACTTTGGCAGTGCCGGCACGGAAGGTGGTTATGACCTGGGTGACGGTATCTCGGCCATCAACCCTGACGATATTGAGAACATGACTGTGTTGAAGGGTCCTGCTGCCTCTGCTCTTTATGGTAGCCGTGCCTCACATGGTGTGATCCTGATTACCACGAAGAAGGCCGAGAAGGATAAGATCAGTTTGGAATATAACGGCTCGCTGACCGTTGACGTGCAGAACGCCATGTGGGATGATATCCAGCAGGTTTACGGCATGGGCTACGGCGGCCAGTTCAGTAAGACGGCTACCTCGGGCACCAACAGCAGCTGGGGTCCGAAGGCCGACAACCAGATGGTGGAGTACTTCGACGGCGTGCAGCGTCCGTTCCAGATGTACAAGGATAACACCAGTGCTTTCTTCCGTACAGGTGTGACAGCACAGAACACGGCCATCCTGTCGGTTAACTCGGGCAAGACGGGCATGCGCTTCAGCGTGACCGACATGCGCAACAAGGACATTCTGCCCAACACGCATATGAGTCGTGACAACTTCAACCTGCGCGTAAATACATCGGCCGGTCCTGTCGACCTGGACTTCTCGATGAACTACACCCGTGAGGACGTGAAGAACCGTCCGGCACTGGGCGACTCGCAGAGTAACGTGGGTAAGAACCTGATGACGCTGGCTGGCACCTATAACCAGGCCTGGCTGAAGAACTATGAGACCAGCGAGGGCGACTATGCTAACTGGAACGGTAACGACCAGTATAACAAGAACCCCTACTGGGATCTGTATAAGAATGGTAATACCTCTGAGAAGGATATCTTCCGCTTGACGGCCAAGGCCATCTGGAACATTGATAAGCACCTGAAGCTGCAGGGTACGGTGGGTACGGATATCAACAACATGACCTTCGAGGAGTATATCGCCAAGACCACACCTGGTAAGTCGGCTGGTCAGTTGCAGGACCAGATCTTCAAGAACCGCACACTGAATGCCGAGTTGCTGGCGATGTATAACAACCAGTTTGGCGACTTCGACGTAAACGCTACCCTGGGTGGTAACATCTTCAAGGTGGACAACCTGACCACCATCAACACTGGACTGAACCAGCAGATGAAGAACGTGATCAGCATCATGAACTACGGCGAGCAGAGCATTCAGCAGAACTCGTACAAGAAGCAGATTAACTCTATCTTCGGATCGGCCAGCGTAGGCTATCTGCACACTTACTATCTGGAGGGCACCATCCGCGGCGATAAGTCGTCGACACTGCCCACGAGTCATAACGTCTATGTATATCCCTCTGTATCGGGTAGCGTGGTGTTCTCGGAGTTCATCAAGAACAAGCAGATCATCAACTATGGTAAGGTGCGTGCCTCTTGGGCACAGGTGGGTAGCGATACCGACCCCTATCAGCTGGTGACCAGCTATACCAACAGTAAGTACTCATATTCGGGCTATGCCATGGGTCTTATCAGCAATAAGGTAAAGCCCAACCCCGACCTGAAGCCCACGAAGACCAACTCGTTTGAGCTGGGTGTGGAGACGAAGTTCTTCAACGGTCGCTTAGGACTGGATGTGACCTATTATGACCAGATCTCTAAGAACCAGATTATCGCGCTAGCCTCATCATCAGCTGCTGGCTACACACACCGCCTGATTAACGCCGGCGAGATTCAGAACAAGGGTATCGAGGTGGCCGTGAACGGTCGTGTGCTGCAGATCAAGGACTTTGCATGGGATGCTGGTGTGAACTTCTCGAAGAACGTGAACAAGGTGAAGTCGCTGGTTGACGGCATGGACTACTTCGAACTGGAGAAAGCCACATGGTGCGGCGTCAGCGTTGGTGCCGAGGTGGGCGAGAACTACGGCTCGATCATGGGTAAGGACTTTAAGCGCAACGCTAACGGCGACGTGATTATCAACGCCAAGACGGGTCTGCCCGAGGTGGACGACCAGATTCGTACGCTGGGTAATGCCACATGGGACTGGACCGGTGGTTTCTATTCTACCTTTACTTATAAGAACTTCCGCCTCTCGGCTGGCTTCGACGTGAAGGTGGGTGCCGACATCTTCTCGATGTCTATGCGCTCGGCCTACCAGACGGGTAAGGCATCGGGCACACTGGCTGGCCGCGAGGAGTGGTATGCTTCCGAGGAGGCTCGTCAGGCTGCTGGCATGACCTCGGCTGAATGGCTGGCATCTGGCAATGCCCGTGGATATATTGTTCCTGGTGTGATTGACAATGGTGATGGTACCTATACGCAGAACACCATTCCTGTGAACCCAGAGGCTTACTGGAAGAGTGCTGCCGACAATGCACCTGGTATGTTTGTTTACGACAACTCGTATGTGAAGTGTCGTGAGATTACCTTTGGCTATACCGTTCCTGAGAAACTGCTGGGTAAGGTGGTGAAGAGTCTGAACGTGTCGTTCGTGGCTCGCAACCCGTTCATCGTATGGAAGAACATTCCTAATATTGACCCCGACTCTGGCTATAACACCTCAGGACTGGGTCTGGAGTATGGCTCGCTGCCCTCACGCCGCAGCTATGGTATCAATGTCAATGTCAAATTCTAA
- a CDS encoding glycoside hydrolase family 5 protein, with product MKIKMRTVAATAMMMLALTACTTKSEKNNEVNNFTIQRGTNLSHWLSQSEERGEQRLKHIQEDDFARLDSLGFDFVRIPIDEVQFWDENGEKLPEAWDLLTFALDQCGKHHLRAIVDLHIIRSHYFNAVNEGNNSANTLFTSEKAQQDLINMWYQLSDALKGYSNDSVAYEFMNEPVADDHEQWNQLIVKVHKALRELEPQRTLVIGSNLWQGYETMKYLKVPEGDKNIILSFHYYNPMILTHYGAWWTPIGRYTGKVNYPGILVSEEDYEAASDSMKQLLKPYLTQEWNIDKIRADFKDAIEVAKKYDLQLFCGEWGVYEPVDRELAYKWTKDMLTVFKENNIAWTTWCYDADFGFWDQQKHTFKDKGLVDLLMEK from the coding sequence ATGAAGATAAAGATGAGAACGGTGGCTGCAACGGCCATGATGATGCTGGCGCTGACGGCCTGCACAACAAAGAGTGAGAAAAACAACGAAGTGAACAACTTTACCATCCAGCGTGGCACTAACCTGAGCCACTGGCTGTCGCAGAGCGAGGAGCGTGGCGAACAGCGACTGAAGCACATCCAGGAGGATGACTTCGCTCGACTGGACTCGCTGGGCTTCGACTTTGTGCGCATTCCCATCGACGAGGTGCAGTTCTGGGACGAGAACGGCGAAAAACTGCCTGAGGCATGGGACCTGCTCACCTTTGCCCTCGACCAGTGTGGCAAGCATCACCTGCGTGCCATCGTCGACCTGCACATCATCCGTTCGCACTATTTCAATGCTGTGAACGAGGGTAACAACAGTGCCAACACATTGTTCACATCAGAGAAAGCACAGCAGGACCTGATTAACATGTGGTATCAGCTGTCGGACGCCCTGAAGGGCTATAGCAACGACTCTGTGGCCTATGAGTTTATGAACGAGCCTGTGGCCGATGACCATGAGCAATGGAACCAGTTGATTGTCAAGGTGCACAAGGCACTGCGCGAGTTGGAGCCTCAGCGTACGCTGGTCATTGGCAGTAACCTGTGGCAGGGCTACGAGACGATGAAATATCTGAAGGTGCCTGAGGGCGACAAGAACATCATTCTGTCGTTCCACTACTATAACCCCATGATCCTGACGCACTATGGCGCCTGGTGGACACCCATCGGCCGCTATACGGGTAAGGTGAACTACCCTGGCATCCTGGTGTCGGAGGAGGACTACGAGGCTGCGTCTGACTCGATGAAGCAGTTGCTGAAGCCTTATCTCACGCAGGAATGGAACATCGACAAGATTCGTGCCGACTTCAAGGATGCCATCGAGGTGGCCAAGAAATACGACCTGCAACTGTTCTGCGGCGAATGGGGCGTGTATGAGCCTGTTGACCGTGAACTGGCCTATAAGTGGACCAAGGACATGCTGACGGTGTTCAAGGAGAACAACATTGCCTGGACCACCTGGTGCTATGATGCCGACTTTGGTTTCTGGGATCAGCAGAAGCATACGTTCAAGGACAAGGGTCTGGTGGACCTGCTGATGGAGAAGTGA
- the glf gene encoding UDP-galactopyranose mutase, which translates to MTYDYLIVGSGLFGATFARLATDSGKRCLVIDKRSHVGGNVYCEDVEGIHVHQYGPHIFHTSDKKVWAFVNRFVEFNRFTLMTVANYKGRLFNLPFNMNTFYGMWGVRTPEEAHAMIEAQRGEIKDITNLEEQAISLVGRDIYEALIKGYTEKQWGRSCKDLPSFIIRRLPVRYTFDNNYFNDTYQGIPIGGYNVLIDKLLEGVEVKTDIDFFDGLESQWRSLADTLVFTGKIDDFYHHRFGELQYRSLRFEHEVLHTPNYQGIAIMNFTDRETPYTRIVEHKHFEMMGSEVNNLPMTVISREYPQAYLPGYEAYYPVNDDSNSRLYAQYQALAEQEEHVIFGGRLAEYKYYDMDDTIARAMACWDDNKKIATKP; encoded by the coding sequence ATGACTTACGATTACCTGATAGTAGGCTCTGGCCTGTTTGGGGCCACCTTTGCGCGCCTTGCCACAGACAGTGGGAAGCGATGCCTGGTGATTGACAAGCGTTCACACGTGGGTGGCAATGTGTATTGCGAGGACGTGGAGGGCATCCATGTGCACCAGTATGGGCCGCATATCTTTCATACGTCTGATAAAAAGGTGTGGGCGTTCGTGAACCGCTTTGTGGAGTTCAACCGCTTCACGCTGATGACTGTGGCAAACTACAAAGGACGACTCTTTAACTTGCCGTTCAACATGAACACGTTCTATGGCATGTGGGGCGTCAGGACGCCAGAGGAGGCACATGCGATGATTGAGGCACAGCGAGGGGAAATAAAGGATATCACAAACCTGGAGGAGCAGGCCATCAGTCTGGTGGGGCGCGACATCTATGAGGCACTCATCAAGGGCTATACGGAGAAGCAATGGGGGCGCTCCTGCAAGGACTTGCCATCGTTCATCATCCGTAGGTTGCCTGTGAGATACACCTTCGACAATAACTACTTTAACGATACCTATCAGGGCATCCCCATCGGAGGCTATAACGTCTTGATAGATAAGCTGCTCGAAGGGGTTGAGGTGAAAACGGACATCGACTTCTTTGATGGTTTGGAGTCGCAATGGAGGTCCTTGGCCGACACGCTGGTCTTTACAGGAAAGATAGATGATTTCTATCATCATCGCTTTGGTGAGCTGCAGTATCGTTCGCTGAGGTTTGAACACGAGGTCTTACATACGCCAAACTATCAGGGCATCGCCATCATGAACTTCACTGACAGGGAAACGCCCTATACGCGCATCGTGGAGCATAAACACTTCGAGATGATGGGCAGCGAGGTGAACAACCTTCCCATGACTGTGATCTCGCGAGAATATCCACAGGCCTATCTGCCAGGTTATGAGGCCTACTATCCTGTGAACGACGATTCCAACAGCCGTTTATATGCCCAATATCAGGCACTGGCCGAGCAGGAGGAGCATGTTATCTTTGGTGGCCGCCTGGCGGAGTATAAGTACTACGATATGGACGACACCATTGCACGCGCCATGGCATGCTGGGATGATAACAAAAAAATAGCAACAAAACCTTAA